CGCACCTGCTGGGCGTGAACCTCGGCTTCACGCTGATGATCTTCCTGGTGGGCGTGGGGCTGGGGTCGGTGTTCCAGCAGGTGCCGCAGCTGTACACCGTGCTCAAGTACGTGGGCGCCGCCTACCTGCTGTACCTGGCCTGGAAGATCGCCAACTCGGGCGGCATGGAGGATGGCGCCGTCAACGGCAAGCCGATGACCTTCCTGCAGGCGGCCGCGTTCCAGTGGGTCAACCCCAAGGCCTGGGTGATGGCGGTCGGCGTGATCGCCACCTACACGCCGCAGGCCGGCTTCTTCGCCAACCTGGTCATCGCCACGGTGGTGTGCGGCATCGTCAACCTGCCCAGCATCGGCATCTGGGTCACCTTCGGCACCGCCCTGCGGCGGGTGCTGCACAAGCCGTGGGCGATCCGCGCCTTCAACATCAGCATGGCGCTGCTGCTGGTGGCCTCGCTGTATCCGGTGGCGCTGGAAGCCTTGCACTGACGCGGCCGGATCAGGCCAGCAGCGCGACCACCACGGCGGGCGTGACCAGCACATTGAACAGCCCCGCCATCACCATCACCAGCCCGGCCACCGCGCCCTCTTCGGCCGCCAGCTCGCGGGCCTTGGCGGTGCCGGCGCCATGCGCGCCCATGCCGAACAGGGCGCCGCGCGCCAGGGCCGAGCGCAGCGGCAGCCAGCGGCGCATGCACTGGCCGATGGCCGCGCCGAACACCCCGGTGACGATGACGAACACCGCGGTCAGGTCCGGCGCGCCGCCGACGTGCGACGACACCGCCACCGCGAACGGCGTGGCCACCGAGCGCGGCAACAGGCTCAGCCGCAGATCCGGCGGCAGGTCAAGCAGGCTGCCCAGCGACCAGGCGCTGAGACCGGCGATGGCGCTGCCGACCACCACGCCCGCCGCCAGCACCGGCCAGTAGCGGCGGATCAGCGCGCGCTGCTCGTACAGCGGCAGCGCGAAGGCGACGATCACCGGCCCCAGCATCATCATCAGCCAGTGCGAGCCGGACATGTAGTCGCGGTAGCCGGTGTGCAGCAGCAGCGCCAGCATCAGCAGCAGGGCCGGCGCCACCACCAGCGTGGACGTCCACCAGTACGCATAGCGGCGGTAGAACAGGCGCGCGCAGACATAGGCCAGCACGGTGGCCAGCGGCCAGAACAGCAGATTGAATTCAGCCCGCATGGCGGTTCATCCAGCGGTAGCAGAGGTCGATCGTCAGCGCCGTGCCGGCCATGACCAGCGCGGTGCCCAGCAGGATCACGACCAGCAGCTTGGCGCCCAGCACGCCCAGGAATTCGCGATGGTCCAGCAGCGACATCACCGCGGGCACGAAGAACAGCAGCATTTCGCCCAGCAGCCAGCTGGCGCCGCGATGCACATTGCGCACCCGCAGCAGGCCCGAGGCCAGCAGCGCCAGCACCAGCGCCATGCCGATGACGCCGCCCGGCACCGGCAGGCCGGCCGCGTTGGCCAGCATCTGGCCCAACAGGGAAAACAGGGTGATGAGGACGATCTGCAGCAATCGGCTGCGGCGCAGCAGGCTGCGCAGGAGGACGGGATAGCGAGGGCGAGACATGGGGAGGGATTCCAGCGGATGGAACCGTTTTACGCCTGCCCGCGTCATAGATAAAATGAATTTGTCGAATCCAACCCATTCCAATCAGGCATAACCATGGATCTGCGGCCCTTGCGCGCATTGGTGGAGGTGGTCCGTCAGGGCGGTTTTTCCCAGGCGGCCAAGACCGTGTTCGCCACCCAGCCCACGGTCAGCAAGGCCGTGCGCCAACTGGAGGACGAAATCGGCATGCCCCTGCTCGACCGCCAGGCGCAGCCGCCGCGGCTGACCGAGGCCGGCGAAATCGTCTACCGGCGCGCGGTCAAGATGTTGGCCGAACGCGACGATCTGTACGCCGAGCTGGACGAGCTGCGCGGCCTGAAGCGCGGCGTGTTGCGGCTGGGCC
The window above is part of the Achromobacter deleyi genome. Proteins encoded here:
- a CDS encoding LysE family translocator; this translates as MTLFPASLADVPLASLSLLGPLALFALVSSITPGPNNVMLAASGLNFGFRRSMPHLLGVNLGFTLMIFLVGVGLGSVFQQVPQLYTVLKYVGAAYLLYLAWKIANSGGMEDGAVNGKPMTFLQAAAFQWVNPKAWVMAVGVIATYTPQAGFFANLVIATVVCGIVNLPSIGIWVTFGTALRRVLHKPWAIRAFNISMALLLVASLYPVALEALH
- a CDS encoding LrgB family protein → MRAEFNLLFWPLATVLAYVCARLFYRRYAYWWTSTLVVAPALLLMLALLLHTGYRDYMSGSHWLMMMLGPVIVAFALPLYEQRALIRRYWPVLAAGVVVGSAIAGLSAWSLGSLLDLPPDLRLSLLPRSVATPFAVAVSSHVGGAPDLTAVFVIVTGVFGAAIGQCMRRWLPLRSALARGALFGMGAHGAGTAKARELAAEEGAVAGLVMVMAGLFNVLVTPAVVVALLA
- a CDS encoding CidA/LrgA family protein; translation: MSRPRYPVLLRSLLRRSRLLQIVLITLFSLLGQMLANAAGLPVPGGVIGMALVLALLASGLLRVRNVHRGASWLLGEMLLFFVPAVMSLLDHREFLGVLGAKLLVVILLGTALVMAGTALTIDLCYRWMNRHAG